The Deinococcus radiotolerans genomic sequence TCCGGGCCTTCGAGCGGGAGAGCGGAGACGGACAACGCAGGGCTGACCTTCTGACGGGGCATAGGCCAAGTCTGCCACGACGCATCATCGTGCCTCCGTTCTGTCCTCAGGCTCTTAAGTTGGGTGAGACGTGGAAGGATTTACCGCTCAGGTATTGAGCCGTGCCTCTAAGGTCAGGACATGCCCGATACCTACCGTGCATGCACTGGGCTAAGCGGTGACGAAATAGATCTGAGCAGGGTCAATCTCTGTGGCGGTCATCAGCACAGGCAACTCATCTTGCCCAATTCCTTCAAGGAGCAGTGCCGCTCTCGCCTGCTCAAAGGCCGTTTGTAACGACCGACCGAAACCGACAGAACTGTAGAACTGCGCGGCAAAGACGCGCGCGACGTCATCGTCCACGGCGTCACTCATGCCGATTGCGGCCTTAATGTGGTTCGTAATGAGCGAGGCCTGCGTTTCTGAAAAGCAGGCGTTGAAGAAGACCAGATCGACCGATTCAGAGACCGTCGCGAGACTGGCGGAAATGGCCTCCGGGGTCACCAGTCGGCTTTCGCCTTGATGCCCTTGAAACACGAGATTGCCATGTTCATCGCCGTGTCCACTGAAGTGAACAATGGTGGGGTTGTTCTCGTTGATGGCCTGCAGAAGATCCTGTGGGCGCGTAGCCCACCAGGTCTTGAAGTTAATGGCGTCCCGGTGCTCTGCCTGTCTTACCATCCGGTCAATGGCTCGGGCTTCTTCATCAAGTTGGAGGGCGCTCTGATCCAGAGGATTGCTGCCCAGAAAGAGGACGGTGATCTTGTCGGGGAGTGTCGTCAGGTCAATGGAGAACTTGCTGCGCGACATTTCTCGGTGCGCCT encodes the following:
- a CDS encoding CHAT domain-containing protein, with the translated sequence MTDFERRIADKGAELNRNLGYLERELDNQRHQQEQADKRRRDDEKRHQQAISRELDKQLQAHREMSRSKFSIDLTTLPDKITVLFLGSNPLDQSALQLDEEARAIDRMVRQAEHRDAINFKTWWATRPQDLLQAINENNPTIVHFSGHGDEHGNLVFQGHQGESRLVTPEAISASLATVSESVDLVFFNACFSETQASLITNHIKAAIGMSDAVDDDVARVFAAQFYSSVGFGRSLQTAFEQARAALLLEGIGQDELPVLMTATEIDPAQIYFVTA